One genomic window of Prochlorococcus marinus str. NATL2A includes the following:
- the psaC gene encoding photosystem I iron-sulfur center protein PsaC — MSHAVKIYDTCIGCTQCVRACPLDVLEMVPWDGCKASQIASSPRTEDCVGCKRCETACPTDFLSIRVYLGDETTRSMGLAY, encoded by the coding sequence TTGTCACACGCCGTCAAAATCTATGACACCTGTATTGGCTGCACCCAATGCGTAAGGGCTTGTCCGTTAGATGTTCTTGAAATGGTCCCTTGGGATGGCTGCAAAGCTTCACAGATAGCTTCATCTCCAAGAACAGAAGATTGTGTTGGATGTAAGCGTTGTGAAACTGCTTGTCCAACTGATTTCCTTAGTATTAGAGTTTACTTAGGTGATGAAACAACTAGAAGTATGGGATTGGCTTACTAA
- the acpP gene encoding acyl carrier protein produces MSQEAILEKVRSIVAEQLSVEAGEVKPDSNFQNDLGADSLDTVELVMALEEAFDIEIPDEAAEGIATVGDAVKYIEEKQS; encoded by the coding sequence ATGTCCCAGGAAGCAATTCTTGAAAAAGTTCGTTCTATTGTCGCAGAACAACTTAGCGTTGAAGCCGGTGAAGTTAAACCGGATTCAAATTTCCAAAACGACCTCGGAGCTGACTCTCTCGACACTGTCGAATTAGTTATGGCTCTTGAAGAGGCATTTGACATAGAAATCCCCGACGAGGCTGCTGAAGGCATTGCCACTGTTGGTGATGCAGTCAAATACATCGAAGAAAAACAGTCTTGA
- the fabF gene encoding beta-ketoacyl-ACP synthase II, whose amino-acid sequence MMEKLHRVVITGLGAITPIGNDLESYLKGLQSGQNGVDQITLFDASSHACRFAAEVKSFDPTGKLEPKESKRWDRFSKFGVIAAKEALNHSGLIIDNSNSGRIGVIIGSGVGGLLTMETQAHVLENKGASRVSPFTVPMMIPNMATGLAAIALGAKGPSSAVSTACAAGSNAIGDAFRLLQLGKADAMVCGGAEASITPLGVAGFASAKALSFRNDDPSTASRPFDSQRDGFVIGEGAGVLILETLDHALKRDATIHAEIIGYGTTCDAHHITSPTPGGVGGAEAMKLALIDGQINPEEVDYINAHGTSTPANDSNETSAIKAALGNHAYQVPTSSTKSMTGHLLGGSGGIEAVACALAIKHEIIPPTINYSNPDPNCDLDYVPNKAREKKLGVVLSNSFGFGGHNVCLAFRQMI is encoded by the coding sequence ATGATGGAGAAACTCCATCGAGTTGTTATTACAGGTCTTGGCGCCATTACTCCAATTGGCAACGACCTCGAAAGTTACCTCAAAGGGCTTCAATCCGGGCAAAATGGGGTAGATCAAATAACACTCTTTGATGCCTCATCCCATGCATGCAGATTTGCAGCAGAGGTGAAAAGTTTTGATCCGACTGGCAAATTAGAGCCAAAAGAATCCAAACGATGGGATCGTTTTTCAAAATTTGGAGTTATTGCAGCAAAAGAAGCCTTAAATCATTCAGGTCTAATAATTGACAACTCAAATTCTGGAAGAATTGGTGTAATTATTGGTTCTGGAGTTGGCGGATTGTTGACTATGGAAACCCAAGCTCATGTTTTAGAGAACAAGGGAGCAAGTCGAGTTAGTCCTTTTACTGTTCCCATGATGATTCCCAACATGGCTACAGGGTTAGCAGCTATTGCACTAGGCGCTAAAGGTCCAAGTTCAGCAGTTTCCACTGCTTGTGCCGCTGGATCAAATGCTATAGGTGATGCATTTAGACTGCTCCAATTAGGCAAAGCAGATGCAATGGTTTGCGGTGGAGCAGAAGCAAGTATCACCCCTCTAGGAGTAGCAGGATTTGCTAGTGCAAAAGCCTTATCCTTCAGAAATGATGATCCATCTACCGCAAGTAGACCTTTTGATTCTCAACGAGATGGATTTGTAATTGGAGAAGGGGCCGGAGTACTAATTTTAGAAACTCTTGATCATGCATTAAAAAGAGACGCAACAATCCATGCAGAGATCATTGGTTATGGAACCACTTGTGATGCTCATCACATTACCTCTCCTACACCTGGTGGAGTGGGAGGGGCAGAAGCTATGAAACTTGCATTAATTGATGGACAAATTAATCCCGAAGAAGTCGATTACATTAATGCTCACGGAACTAGCACTCCAGCTAATGACAGCAATGAAACATCTGCTATAAAAGCTGCTTTAGGAAATCATGCGTATCAAGTACCTACAAGCTCAACCAAATCTATGACTGGGCACTTACTAGGAGGGTCTGGTGGAATCGAAGCTGTTGCTTGTGCTCTGGCAATAAAACATGAAATAATTCCGCCAACAATTAATTATTCCAATCCAGACCCAAATTGTGATCTTGATTATGTGCCCAACAAAGCAAGAGAAAAGAAATTAGGTGTCGTACTATCTAACTCATTCGGGTTTGGCGGTCACAATGTCTGTCTAGCTTTTCGACAAATGATCTAA